In the genome of Dermacentor silvarum isolate Dsil-2018 chromosome 1, BIME_Dsil_1.4, whole genome shotgun sequence, one region contains:
- the LOC119437101 gene encoding uncharacterized protein LOC119437101 isoform X2: MGDGNDEMQFRELLGKLQALWTTEKFCEKQDDLWRLLKRDVPRRSRFSCHTIHDLLDILTDREVITPQETVLLERLAAVFSIQEASEHIQAYRKIPLDRDTCSLCSAPSHVPFLYRPTPLENTGQKELVCAILYLCEQKCPWKTVVRAFPKTINVKEGEIERLESMKCASKPQLKRCLTCSGFEVLESWRKKHPKHATVQLLLKHLASERVFGTSSILPWLIHV; the protein is encoded by the exons ATG GGTGATGGAAATGATGAAATGCAGTTCAGGGAACTGCTAGGCAAGCTGCAAGCGTTGTGGACTACTGAAAAGTTCTGCGAAAAACAAGATGACTTATGGCGTCTGCTCAAGCGGGATGTTCCTCGAAGGTCCAGGTTCAGCTGCCATACTATCCATGACTTGCTCGACATTCTCACTGACCGGGAGGTGATCACACCCCAAGAAACAGTGCTCTTAGAGCGGCTTGCTGCTGTATTCTCAATTCAGGAGGCTTCGGAGCACATCCAAGCCTATCGAAAAATACCACTGGACAGGGACACCTGCAGCCTGTGTTCTGCACCTAGTCATGTGCCCTTTCTGTACCGTCCAACTCCTCTGGAAAACACTG GTCAAAAGGAGTTGGTCTGTGCCATCCTGTATCTCTGTGAACAGAAGTGTCCATGGAAAACAGTTGTTCGGGCATTTCCAAAAACGATAAATGTCAAGGAGGGTGAGATTGAGCGGCTGGAATCCATGAAATGTGCCTCTAAGCCACAGTTAAAACGTTGCCTGACCTGTTCTGGATTTGAAGTTCTGGAGTCCTGGAGGAAGAAACATCCAAAACATGCCACAGTGCAACTGTTGCTCAAGCACCTGGCCAGTGAACGG GTGTTTGGCACATCTTCTATTCTGCCCTGGTTGATCCATGTCTAA
- the LOC119437101 gene encoding uncharacterized protein LOC119437101 isoform X1 translates to MGDGNDEMQFRELLGKLQALWTTEKFCEKQDDLWRLLKRDVPRRSRFSCHTIHDLLDILTDREVITPQETVLLERLAAVFSIQEASEHIQAYRKIPLDRDTCSLCSAPSHVPFLYRPTPLENTGQKELVCAILYLCEQKCPWKTVVRAFPKTINVKEGEIERLESMKCASKPQLKRCLTCSGFEVLESWRKKHPKHATVQLLLKHLASERVSSSYAEDIENGFHMSMTVSSKCLLLKSGCERQAQHGEAVLVQIVCAQILNRNAHEIS, encoded by the exons ATG GGTGATGGAAATGATGAAATGCAGTTCAGGGAACTGCTAGGCAAGCTGCAAGCGTTGTGGACTACTGAAAAGTTCTGCGAAAAACAAGATGACTTATGGCGTCTGCTCAAGCGGGATGTTCCTCGAAGGTCCAGGTTCAGCTGCCATACTATCCATGACTTGCTCGACATTCTCACTGACCGGGAGGTGATCACACCCCAAGAAACAGTGCTCTTAGAGCGGCTTGCTGCTGTATTCTCAATTCAGGAGGCTTCGGAGCACATCCAAGCCTATCGAAAAATACCACTGGACAGGGACACCTGCAGCCTGTGTTCTGCACCTAGTCATGTGCCCTTTCTGTACCGTCCAACTCCTCTGGAAAACACTG GTCAAAAGGAGTTGGTCTGTGCCATCCTGTATCTCTGTGAACAGAAGTGTCCATGGAAAACAGTTGTTCGGGCATTTCCAAAAACGATAAATGTCAAGGAGGGTGAGATTGAGCGGCTGGAATCCATGAAATGTGCCTCTAAGCCACAGTTAAAACGTTGCCTGACCTGTTCTGGATTTGAAGTTCTGGAGTCCTGGAGGAAGAAACATCCAAAACATGCCACAGTGCAACTGTTGCTCAAGCACCTGGCCAGTGAACGGGTCAGTTCTAGCTATGCTGAAGACATTGAAAACGGCTTTCACATGAGCATGACTGTGAGCTCAAAGTGCCTGCTGCTTAAGTCAGGGTGCGAGAGACAGGCACAGCATGGTGAAGCTGTCTTAGTACAAATTGTCTGTGCACAGATTCTTAATCGGAACGCTCATGAAATCTCTTGA
- the LOC119439914 gene encoding uncharacterized protein LOC119439914, translating into MEACGLAKANHGRRLKEDAVPTLFVHTKPSHPPLPRWRAVKRRRAQVLTLVIMRMLLPLLAKSSVSLGGSHSCFDDVITWDIGTNRDSIRLAMPPVKEWILDEMPLALLPSSTTIQLPIKEERLPLAHGGLGGIATMRSTNPLLFFMQCRKCGPSCKATTSLRGSDEQTASCASAMAEHKCDFAVKTHYIGHRTRAAQTCPKNPSVGIQASPVFVKDSSVQTDATVL; encoded by the exons ATGGAAGCCTGTGGGCTCGCAAAAGCAAACCACGGCAGACGCCTGAAGGAAGATGCCGTGCCAACGCTGTTCGTGCACACGAAGCCCAGCCACCCACCATTACCGCGATGGAGAGCGGTGAAGCGACGACGAGCTCAG gttttgacgttAGTTATCATGCGAATGCtgctgcctcttcttgcgaaatcgAGCGTCAGTTTGGGAGGATCCCACTcgtgcttcgatgacgtgataacatgggatatcggaaccaacagggattcaatccgtcTGGCGATGCCGCCAGTTAAAGAAtggatcctcgacgaaatgccactggccctgctgccatcgtcaacaaccatccagctgcctataaaagaggagcgactacccctggcgcacggtgggctcggtggcattgccacgatgcggtccactaacccgctgctgttcttcatgcag TGTCGCAAGTGTGGTCCTAGCTGCAAAGCCACGACTAGCTTGAGGGGCAGTGATGAGCAAACAGCTTCCTGTGCGAGTGCCATGGCAGAGCACAAGTGTGACTTTGCTGTGAAGACACATTACATTGGTCACAGAACAAGGGCTGCACAAACCTGTCCCAAGAATCCATCTGTTG GTATTCAGGCCAGCCCTGTGTTTGTAAAGGACAGTAGCGTCCAAACGGATGCCACTGTGCTCTGA